A part of Streptomyces sp. NBC_01497 genomic DNA contains:
- the nuoE gene encoding NADH-quinone oxidoreductase subunit NuoE — MPQPPAPQYPADVRERLETDAREIIARYPGSRSALLPLLHLVQAEEGHVTRTGMAFCADLLGLTTAEVTAVATFYTMYRRGPCGDYQVGVCTNTLCAVMGGDAIFEELKAHLGVGNDETTPDGKVTLEHIECNAACDFAPVVMVNWEFFDNQTPESAKRLVDDLRAGRPVEPTRGAPIVTYQETSRILAGFPDPREGAVAASGSAGHASLTGLRLAKGEAPGRVVRPRDGAHPEEAPQPGSQHLSSHDAPQQTSDSDPDHPAGPISKEGE; from the coding sequence ATGCCCCAGCCGCCGGCCCCGCAGTACCCGGCCGACGTGCGCGAACGGCTGGAGACGGACGCGCGGGAGATCATCGCGCGCTACCCCGGCTCCCGTTCGGCCCTGCTGCCGCTGCTGCACCTGGTGCAGGCGGAGGAGGGGCACGTGACCCGTACGGGCATGGCCTTCTGCGCGGACCTGCTCGGCCTGACCACGGCGGAGGTCACGGCTGTCGCGACCTTCTACACGATGTACCGGCGCGGGCCCTGCGGCGACTACCAGGTCGGCGTCTGCACCAACACGCTCTGCGCGGTGATGGGCGGCGACGCCATCTTCGAGGAGCTGAAGGCCCATCTCGGCGTCGGCAACGACGAGACGACGCCGGACGGCAAGGTCACGCTGGAGCACATCGAGTGCAACGCGGCCTGCGACTTCGCGCCCGTGGTGATGGTCAACTGGGAGTTCTTCGACAACCAGACGCCCGAGTCCGCCAAGCGGCTCGTGGACGACCTGCGCGCGGGCCGCCCCGTCGAGCCGACCCGGGGCGCTCCGATCGTCACGTACCAGGAGACGTCGAGGATCCTCGCCGGGTTCCCCGATCCGCGCGAAGGGGCCGTCGCGGCGAGCGGCAGCGCGGGCCACGCCTCCCTGACCGGGCTGCGGCTCGCCAAGGGCGAGGCGCCCGGCCGGGTCGTACGGCCGCGGGACGGCGCACACCCCGAGGAGGCGCCGCAGCCGGGCTCACAGCACCTCAGTTCGCACGACGCGCCG